The proteins below come from a single Macrobrachium nipponense isolate FS-2020 chromosome 17, ASM1510439v2, whole genome shotgun sequence genomic window:
- the LOC135195895 gene encoding uncharacterized protein LOC135195895 — MLVDTGAMHSIFLPSGKDRSRKPDETTALVAANGTPIHSYCTKSLEISILGRNYVWKFTIADVRIPLLGADFLAQNGLLVDLGRKRLLNTGTCRSLPPAASPGAPTICTVTPHKYGNLLQEFPEVFKLELRQAAGTPPKHGIFHHITTTGSPTHVKF; from the coding sequence atgctggtggacacaggggcgatgcactcgatattcctgccgtcaggaaaagaccgtagccgcaaACCTGACGAAACAACTGCCCTCGTTGCCGCAAATGGGACCCCCATCCATTCCTACTGCACTaagtccctcgagatatccatcttggggcgcaactacgtctggaagttcaccatcgcggacgtcaggattccactactgggggcagatttcctggcgcagaacggcctcctggttgacctgggccgcaaacgcctcctcaaCACGGGGACATGCCGTTCCTTACCACCTGCAGCGAGCCCGGGCGCCCCCACAATTTGTACCGTTACCCCCCACAAGTACGGCAACCTTCTGCAGGAATTCCCTGAAGTCTTCAAActggaacttcgtcaggcggcagggacgccacccaagcacggaatattccaccacatcaccaccacgggCTCCCCGACACACGTGAAGTTCTGA